The Liquorilactobacillus nagelii DSM 13675 DNA window AGTATAGCTAAAGATTATTTGAATCAAAAAAAGCAGCTAGCTTTTTTTGAGCGCAGTCAACTGATTTGGCGATTGCAAAAAACTACTGAAAAACAACAGACTCGACGAATAAAATTAACAGCAGCAACAGCTCAATTAGCTAAACAGCAGCAATTAACTGATTCTTTGCAACAACAGCAAACTAAAGTGCAGCAGCAACAATTGCAAGTGAATCAACAAATTGATAATTGTCAAGCTGGATTGGTACAAGTAGTTAAGCAACGAGAACAATTGAACGGACAGCAACAGTTAACAGCACAACAAGAAGATTATCGTCAGCAGCGAAAGCAAGAATTAGTACAGCAACTAGCTGAGGCCGAACAAACCACGCAACAACTACAAAGACAATTACGTGAGCTTAAACAACAATTATCTCTGCAAAAAACAAAAACTGCTAAATTGCAAAAGACAATTAGAATTCAGAAAAATGAACTCCAACTTGGATCTGATGAATTACAGCAGCAACTGGAAGAATTGCGTAATCAAATAGTTGCCAAAATGCAACGCCAGGCTTCAGTCAATAATCAGATTAATTATTTAGCTAAAGAACAGCAGCGCCAACTAGCACACCAGCAACAACTATTAGCTAAATTAACAACGTTGCAGCAACAACAACATACTTCCACGAATGAACATCAAGATGCGACTAATCAGGCGACGGCTTTGAAAGAGCATCTAGAACAATTACAACAGCAAGAACAACAATTGTTGGATCGACAAGAACAATTGCAACGAAAGTATACAGTTCAGCAGCAACGCTGGTATCAGGCTAATGGAATTTTTCAACAGGCACGTGCAAAATATGATAGTTTGCATGAGATTTCTAGTAGTTATAACAATTATTATCAAGGTGTTAAACAAGTTTTATTGGCAAAAAATCGGTTAAGTGGAATTATTGGTTCAGTAGCGGAACTGTTAACCGTTCCGCCAAAAATCTCAGTTGCAATTGAGACAGTTCTAGGAGGACAACTACAGAATATTGTAGTTACTGATGAACAGGCAGCTAAACAAGCAATTAATTATTTAAAAAGCAATCATTATGGTAGAGTAACTTTTTTGCCGCAGACGACTGTCCAAACACGAAAAATTTCGTCAATGATAGAAGAGCAACTGAAAAACATATCAGGGGTTGTTGGAGTAGCTAGTCAGTTGGTTAAAACGGCAGCTTCCAACCAACATGTTTTAGAACATTTATTGGGTACAACCGTGATTGTTGAAACAATTGACAATGCTATTACAACAGCTCAAAAATTGCATTTTCGTTGTCGAATTGTTTCGTTAGATGGCGACGTGATTAATGCTGGTGGTTCAATGAGTGGCGGTTCCCGGCGAAACAACAATGGTTTGCTTTCCCAGCAACAGCAGTTAACCGATTTAGCAGCTGGAATTGCAAAAATGCAACAGCAATTAGTCCAACTTGAAGAATCAGGCGGTCAGCTTAAACAACAGCGAAAAGCGGCAGCTAAACAATTAGCTGAGCTTAAGCCCGAGCTCAAACAAGCTGAAATAGTTTACCAGAATGCAGCTACTGACTTGAAGTTGCAGCAAAATGAGAAGAATCATCTGCAACAACAATTAACTGCTCAACAATTTGAGGTAGAGCAAAGCAAATTGGCGATGGAAAACTTTACAGCTGATCAAGCTAAAGCGGTTCAGGAAAAGAAACAGTTGATACTTGAATTGGAACAGTTAAAGAATGAATTTGCAAAGCGCCAGCAACAATTAAAAAATATTACGGCTACTCATCATCAGCAAGAAAGTGAGTTAGCTGAACTTGAACAACAACAGGCAGTTTTACAACAGCAGCAGGCTTCTGGCCAGCAGCAAGTCGAAGAATTAAGTAAACGTTTGACAACGCGCCAACAGCAATTGCAGCAAAAACAAGCAGAATTAACGGCGTTAACTGCAACAGCAGCCAAACAACAAATCAGCGGTAAAAACTTGGTGCAACAATTAGCAGATTTATCTCATCAGCAGCAAACCGCGGAAGGAAAACTGCAAGAGCTTCAGCAACAGCGAACCCAATTACAAGAAAAGGTATCACAACAGCAGGTTAAAGTTAAACGACAAACAGAACTGCAACAATTAGCGCAACAGGAATTTCAACAACTCAAGTATCAAGTTGAACAACAAGATCAGCAACTTGATCAAGATTTGCAAACGCTAAGTGAAAAGTATCAACTGACATTTGAAGCAGCTCAGCGTCTTGAGCGTGAAAAAGATTCGACAGTAATTGAGCGTCAGTTAAAGCTTTTGAAGCGTGGAATTAGCGAATTGGGTGAAGTTAACTTGGGAGCAATTCAAGAATTTGAGCGGGTTAATCAACGGTACCAGTTTTTAACAGCTCAGCGGCAAGATTTGTTGGACGCCAAGATTGAATTACAAAAAAGTATGGCGGAGATTGATCAGGAAGTTAAAAGCCGATTTGAAAAAACTTTTAAGCAAACTGCAACAGCATTTAGTCAAATTTTTCCAGAAATGTTTGGCGGCGGTCAGGCTAGTTTAAAATTGACAGCACCAGACAATTTGTTGCAAACTGGGATTGAGATTATGGCTCAGCCACCGGGCAAAAAATTGCAGCGCCTATCGTTATTATCAGGTGGTGAAAAGGCTCTAACTGCGATAGTTTTATTATTTGCAATTTTGAGAGTTAAACCGGTACCATTTGTAATTTTGGATGAAGCTGAAGCAGCCTTAGATGATGCAAATGTTGATCGTTATGCTCAGTATTTGAAAAAGTTTTGTCAAAAAACGCAATTTATTGTCATTACACATCGTAAAGGAACGATGGATCATGCTGACGTACTTTATGGGATTACAATGCAACAGTCAGGTATTTCGAAAATGGTTTCGGTGGCATTAACCTAGGTTAGGGAGGAATACAATGGGGTTTTTTGAAAAAATCAAACAGGCGTTTACTGGAGAAGAAGCGCCGAAACAAGATACAACAGAAAAAAAATATGACGAAGGATTAGCTAAAAGTCGGCAGACGTTCGGTGACAAATTAAATAGTTTGCTAGCAAATTTTCGAACAGTTGATGAAGACTTTTTTGATGATTTGGAAGAAACTTTAATTGAATCAGATGTTGGTTTTGAAACGGCAGTTAAAATTAGCGACGAATTGCGTCAGGAAGTTAAATTAAAGAATGCCAAAACCAAACAGGCCGTTTCTGAAGTTATTATTCAAAAACTGATTGAACTGTATGAACATGAAGGGGCTGATGAAGACGCTAAACTCCATTTTGCAACAAACGGGCCGACTGTATTTTTGTTTGTGGGAGTTAATGGAGTTGGCAAGACAACGACAATTGGTAAATTAGCTCACCGCTTAAAAAAAGACGGGAAAAAAGTTTTATTGGCAGCTGGGGATACTTTTCGAGCTGGTGCAATTGAGCAATTGGCTGAATGGGGCAAACGGGTTGAAGTTCCAGTAGTTCGTAAACCAGCTCAAAGTGATCCAGCTGCTGTGGTTTATGATGCGGTTAAACGCGCTAAATCAGAAAATTTTGATGTTTTATTGGTTGATACAGCTGGTCGGCTGCAAAATAAAGTTAACTTGATGAAAGAGCTTGAGAAAATATCGCGAGTTATTACTAGAGAAATTCCAGCAGCTCCACAAGAAGTATTGCTGGCATTGGATGCTACTACAGGTCAAAATGCATTAACCCAAGCAAAGCAATTTAAAGATGTAACACCTGTTAGTGGAATAGTTTTGACTAAATTGGATGGTACAGCCAAGGGCGGAATTGTGTTGGCTATTCGGAATGAATTGCATTTGCCAGTCAAACTGGTTGGTTTGGGCGAGCAAATGGATGATTTGCAGGACTTTGATCCCGAAAAATTCGTTGCAGGATTGTTTGGTGGATTGCTACAAGATATTGGAGCAAATTGAAAAGGGGTCTAGCTGCGGATGACAATTGAAAAGACAAACCAAATAAATGCACTGCTTGATTTTTATGAACCACTACTAACTGGAAAACAAACTAAGTATATTGCATATTACTATCGGGAGGATCTATCTTTAGGAGAAATTGCAGAGAATTATCATGTCTCACGGCAAGCAGTTTATGATAATATTAAAAGGACTGAAAAGATTCTGGCTGCTTATGAAGAAAAGCTGCATTTGTATCAGCAATTTCAGCAAGTCAATCAACAAACTGAGCAGATTAAAGCATATGTAGTCAGCCATTATCCAGAAGACACAAAACTTTTGCAGCTATTGAAACAGTTGGAAAGCATAGAAGAATAGGTTGGTGATTTAGCGTGGCATTTGAAGGCTTAACTGAAAGACTGCAGCAGGCAATTGGAAAACTGAAACGCAAAGGTAAAGTTAGTGAAGGCGATGTTAAGGAGGTTATGCGGGAAATCCGCTTGGCCTTGCTGGAAGCTGATGTTAATTTTCAAGTAGTTAAAGATTTTGTTAAAGAAGTCCGTGAAAAAGCCATTGGTGCAAAAGTTTTAGAGAGCTTAACTCCAGCGCAACAGATTGTTAAAATTGTCAATGATCAGTTGACAGCGGTGATGGGGCAAGAAGCTGTTCCGTTACAGAAATCAGAAAAAATACCAACTATTATTATGATGGTTGGTCTGCAAGGTGCCGGTAAAACGACAACTTTAGGTAAGCTGGCTCTAAAACTAAAAAATGAACAGCATGCACGACCATTATTGATTGCTGGGGATGTTTATCGCCCCGCGGCAATTGATCAGCTGCAAGCGCTTGGTGAGCAAATTGGGGCTCCAGTATTTTCGTTAGGAACTGATATTTCTCCGGTTGAGATTGTTCGGCAAGGCTTAAAAGCTGCTCAAGAAAAGAAAAATGACTATGTTTTGATCGATACTGCAGGGCGCTTACAGATTGATCAGAAGTTAATGGAAGAACTTAAACAAATTACTGAATTAGCCCAACCAAATGAAACTTTATTAACGGTTGATGCAATGACCGGGCAAAATGCGGTTGAAGTTGCTAAGGGCTTCAATGAGCAGCTGAACATCACTGGGGTTGTTTTGACAAAGCTCGATGGCGATACTCGTGGTGGAGCCGCCTTGTCAATTCGAGCAGTTACCGGTAAACCGATTAAGTTTATTGGTCAAGGCGAAAAAATGACTGATTTGGATATTTTTTATCCGGATCGAATGGCTTCAAGAATTTTGGGTATGGGCGACATGCTGACCTTAATTGAGAAAGCCCAGCAAGATTTTGATGAAAAAAAAGCTGCTGAAATGCAAGAAAAGATGCGTGAAAATAGCTTTGATTTCAATGATTTTTTGGACCAAATGGAGCAAGTTCAAAAAATGGGCCCAATGGATGACATAATGAAAATGATTCCAGGAATGGCAAATAACCCAGCACTAAAAAACTTTCAAATTGATGAAAAGCAAATTGCGCATATTAAAGCAATTGTTTTATCAATGACTCCGAATGAACGTGAGCAACCTGATATTTTGAATCCAAGTCGTCGTCGCCGAATTGCTGCTGGATCTGGACGCCCAGTTCAGGAAGTTAATCGGATGATTAAGCAGTTTAATCAGATGAAAAAAATGATGAGCAATATCAGCAAAGGTAATTTGAATGGAATGGAAGGACTATTAGGTAACGGTTTGTCCGGTAAAATGGCTAAAATGTCATTAAACTCGATGGTTCGAAAAAATAAAAAACGTAAGCTCAAACGCTTGAAAAAGCTCAAAAAGAGACGAAAATAACTAAATAAAATACAGCTGTCAAGAAATAATACTTTACAGGCAGTCAATTTATTGGTATATTATTATTCGTTGATAAATTAATTAGGAGGTGTCATTCATGTCAGTAAAAATTCGTTTGAAACGAATGGGTTCAAAGAAACGTCCATTTTATCGGATCGTTGTAGCCGATTCACGTTCACCACGTGATGGTCGCTTTATCGAAACCGTTGGAACTTACAATCCGTTAACTCAGCCAGAAAAAGTAACTCTTAAAGAAGAGACTATTATGACTTGGTTAAATAATGGTGCTCAGCCATCAGATACGGTTAAAAATATTCTTGCAAAACAGGGAATTATGAAAAAATTCCACGAAGCACGTTTTGCTAAAAAGTAAACTTTTAAATTAATTTGAGGTTTATGATTAAAATTAGCTGATTTTTTAAAGTAATTGGCTGAATATTTCTGGTATAAGAACTCTCTTGATAAGACAGCGATGTTTTGTTTAGAGAGTTTTTTTAAGGAGAGGTTTATGAAATATTTTGAAGTTGGAACAATCGTTAATACACATGGAATTAAAGGTGAGGTCAAAGTAGCAGTTGTTACTGATTTTGCTAAGCAACGTTTTCAACCGGGAAAAATCGTTTATCTGCAAAATAATCAAACCAGTCCAGAAAAAGTGACGCTTAAAACAGTTAGAACCTTTAAACAATTTTATTTGCTCTCTTTTAACGAGTATTCTGATTTAACTGCGGTAGAACATTTAAAGCAGGTTAAGATATTAATTGATGAAAACCAGCAAGCCCCACTTGCGCAAGGAGATTATTACTACCATCAAATTATTGGACTGCAGGTTATAGATCAGCAACAGCAAAGTTTAGGCAAAATTAAAGAAATCTTGAGCCCAGGTGCAAATGATGTTTGGGTTGTCGAACGTTCAGGTAAAGCTGATTTGCTCCTTCCGGCAATTCATGATGTGATCAAAAAAATTGATATTGAACAGCATAAAGTCGAAGTTGAGCTGCTGGATGGGTTGGATGATTGATGAAAATTAATATTTTAAGTCTTTTTCCAGAAATGTTTACCGGTCCGCTGCATGAATCAATTGTCGGTAAAGCAATTGAAAAAACTTTAATTGAAGTACAAGTTGTTAACTTTCGCGATTATACTACTAACCGCCAAAAACATGTTGACGATTATCCTTACGGTGGTGGAGCGGGAATGTTATTGCAAGCCCAGCCAATTTTTTCAGCCCTAGACTCTCTGGAAAAAAAGGATGGTCAATTAGGACGAGTAATTTTACTTGATCCAGCCGGAAAAAAATTTGACCAGTCATTGGCAGAAGAATTTTCCCAAGAAAAGTCGCTGACTTTTATTTGTGGTCATTATGAAGGTTATGATGAACGAATTAGAACTCGAATAACAGATGAAGCTTCTTTAGGCGATTTCGTGATGACCGGTGGTGAAATTGCAGCCATGGCAATGATTGATGCAACTGTTAGGCTGTTACCTGGGGTTTTGGGCAATCAAGCTTCAGCACCAGCCGATTCATTTTCCCGAGGTTTAACGGGATTATTGGAATACCCGCAGTATACTCGGCCGGCTGATTTTCAAGGCTTAAAGGTTCCCGATGTTTTGTTAAGTGGGAATCATCAAAAAATTGCTGAATGGCGTCAGAAAGCTGCACTTTTACGAACTTATCAACGACGGCCGGATTTATTGAAAAAAATTGAGTTAAATTCACAACAGAATCAGTGGCTGCGAGAATTTTCTAAAAGAGTTGATTAGCTGATTTAAGTATGATAACATGGTGATTGGCTTATTAGCCAGATTAACAGCATTCCGCTGCAACTGGACATGAATGCTGGCGAAAGGAAGAAAAAAAATGAATCCATTGATTCAAAAGATTACCGAGTCACAATTACGCAAAGATATTCCTGATTTTCGTCCGGGAGATACAGTTCGAGTTTATGCTCGAATTGTTGAAGGTACCCGTGAACGAATCCAGTTATTTGAAGGTGTTGTTATCAAACGCCGCGGCCAAGGAATTAGCGAAACTTATACAGTTCGCAAAATTAGTAGCGGTGTTGGTGTAGAAAGAACTTTCCCAGTTCACTCACCACGTGTTGATAAAATTGAAGTTGTTCGCCAAGGTCGTGTACGTCGTGCTAAATTGTATTATTTACGTGCACTTCATGGAAAAGCAGCTCGTATCCCAGAAAAATTACGCAAATAGAGTTAAGAAAAAAGCCTTGGATACCAAGGCTTTTTTACTTACATATTTTTAAACGCTAAATTTCGCAGATTTTAAAAATTAGTTTAGTGGCACTCAGCTAGGTAATGTGCAATTTCTTGTTCAACTAATTTTGAGCAATGCTGCGGAAGTCCAAAACTTTGGATAAAAAATTGGCTATTAATTACTGATTTAGCTGTTTCGTTCAGGTAAAATGGAATTAACAAACGAATAGCAAGTTGATTTGTCCGATATTCGATACTGATTAATTGTGAGGCACTGGTGTGATAGAGAATTTGATCAGTTGGATCATTCAGGAGAAGATGGGCCAGTTCATGAGCTAATTGAAAAATTAATTCATGTGGTCTTGTCCAATTTTGGTTCATAATAATAATTTTTTGCTTAGCACATGCAATTGAAGGAGCTGTTGCTGATAATGATTTTGTCCAAAAAATGGTAATTTTTTTTTGATGAGCTATTGCAGTTAATTGAGAAAGAATCTGTTCCAAAAAAACACCTCCGCATTATTTGTCTACTTTATTATTTCGCAAAATTGACTCAATAATTGCGAAATCTGCCGGAGATATTTTTTTCCCTTCATAGGTAAAAATTACATCTTTATCTTGCTTTAGTTCAATTTGTGGATTTTTTTGACTTTCTCTTCCCAATAAATAGTCAATAGAAACGTTAAAGTAATCTGCAATTTTCTCAACGCGAGTAATTGAAGGTTGTCTTTTGTTCCATTGATAAATTGTATTATGGCCTAAACTAAGTTCTGATTCTAATTGATAAACGGTAATATGATTTTCTTTGGCCAATTCTTTAATGCGTTCAACGATCATCTTAGTTGCTCCCTTTTTCTAGCTTAAAGGTTAGATAAACTGTTGAAATCTAACTTATAAGTTAGTATAATTTAAGATATAAAAGATTTTGCTTTAATCCTTAGAATATCCTTTATAATATAATATTGAACAAATCTTAGTCAAATTTGTTAGATAACAATTTAGAAAATAGGAGTGGGGCTGAATGAATTATGAATTTTCAGATGCAATTATGCTTTGTTTAAAAAGAAATAAACGACTAGGTGTCAAACCTTCGTCGCAATCGGATATTGCCGATCATTTTGGCTTGTCAAAACCTTATGTTAATCAGCTAATTAATGGTCATGTTACAGATTCAGCAAACACTAGGCAGCGGCTAGTGGAAATTAAAAAATATGTTGGCATGGAATAAAATCACGTAAAAAAGATATGTCTTGCTTGCTTTAGGCAACAGACATATCTTTTTTACGTGATTGATATTTTGAAAATTATATTTTTAATGCAAAATAGTTAATAACCCATGACTGAAAAAATAGCTGTTAAAAAGACAGTTCCTACAGTAACAAGGATCATAAGCCAAACAACGACCATTGTGATTTTTTGAAATCGGCTGCGTTTCTTTTTTGCCACGTTTGTTCACCCTTTTTAATTATTGTTTATAGATAACTATACCGTTTTCGCTTTGATACTGTCAAACGGAAAAACGAACACTTAGAAATTGCGACTTGAAAATTTTGGTTATTTCACGTACACTATGAACGATTTATAATTTTTGAGGAATGGGAACTCATCTAAAATTAATAATTTTAGATGAGTGAAAGTGAGGAATGATCAACAGTGGAAATCATGGTACAAAAATTTGGCGGCACCTCCGTTCAAGATGATCAGTCAAGAGAAAAAGCAATTGGACACGTTCAATATGCCGTTGATCAAGGTTATAAAGTTGTAGTAGTAGTGTCAGCTATTGGTCGTAAAGGAGCACCGTATGCAACAGATTCATTATTAAATTTAGTTGATGGTGATCATTCATTGTTATCTAATCGTGAATTGGATATGTTAGTTTCAGTTGGGGAGATCATTTCAACAGCTGTCTTTACCGAAATGCTGAAAAAACAAAAATTTGCAGCAATCGCATTAACGGGACCTGATGCCGGGGTACGGACAAATAATGAGTATCAAAATGCTAAGGTTTTGGATGTTAAAACAGATGCTATTTTAAAAGAATTTAAAACTCATGATGTTGTAGTTGTAGCCGGATTTCAAGGCCTATCTCGTGAAGGTCATATGACAACTTTAGGTCGTGGTGGCAGTGATACTTCAGCTGCTTTATTGGGTGCTGCCTTGTCAGCTAAAAGGGTTGATATTTTTACTGATGTTTCTGGAATGATGACAGCTGATCCACGGCTAGTAAAAAAAGCTAAATTTTTAAAAAATGTTAGTTATGAAGAAGTTGCTAATATGGCGCATGAAGGGGCAAAGGTAATTCATCCACGAGCGGTCGAAGTTGCTCAACAGGCACATTTACCTTTAAGAATCCGCTCAACGTGGGACAGTGTAGAGGAGTTAGGAACTTTAGTTTCCGACAAGGATTTATCAATTCGACATTATCGTGCGGTAACCGGAATTGCCCATCAAGTCGGCTTAACCCAATTTATTGTTGCAACTGCAAAATGGTCTGCAGAAGACATTTTTAAATTATTAGCAGATAATCATCTAAGTGTTGATTTTATCAATATCTTACCAGAAAAAGTGGTGTTTAATTTAAATCAACAGCAAAGTCAGATTGCTAAACAATTACTGACAGCTAAAAATATTAAATCTGAAATTATTGAAAACTGTGCAAAAGTTTCGATTGTTGGAGCTGGAATAATGGGTACGCCAGGAATTACTGCCCAGATTGTGTCAGCTTTGAGTACCCATAAAATTAAAATTTTGCAAACTACCGATAGTTACACAACGATTTGGGTGTTGGTCAATCAAACAGACTTAATAGCAGCGGTTAATGCACTACATGATGCTTTTTTAAATGAACAGCAGGATGCTTCTGATGAAATTTGAGTGGTTGATCCAATTAGTTATTATTATTCTAATATGGGTTATTTTGCATTTTTGGAAGAAAAAATTTCCACACTTTTTTTTTAAGAGAATCTATCCAATTGATGTGGTCATTATTTATTTAATTTATTGCATTCATTGGTTATCTACTGCGATTTTAGCAACTAGTTTATTGCCAGAAGTTTTTTTTGCAGCAGCGTTGTTAGGAATTGGCTTAACAATATTTTTAGCAATTACCAAAGGCGAAATTATTTATCCACTTTTTTGGCTTCGCTTTTGGCGCCTTTTTGGAATATTAGTTACAATTAGTTATGTAATTTTATTTGGAGAATATTTGTTGAAATTTGTTTTTTAAATATTCACTTCACCTATATCTTATTTTTTAATCGTTTGAAGCCTGAAAAGGGCTTCTTTTTTTATACCAATTTGCTCAAGTAGACTTTAAGAAACCGCTGAATTAAGCAAAAAGACAAAATGATAACTTAAATTTCAAATGAAAAAAGATTAGAATTATAATTTTTTTTATTGTTTTAATAATCAAGTGGTAAAATAGTGGTTGAGAGTGGGAGATTGTGGTAACATCAATTATAGTTAGTGGAAGGAGGCTAAGCTGTTGTTAATGGGAGAATTTCACCACGCAATTGATAGCAAAGGGCGGTTAATTATTCCAGCAAAATTTCGTGAGCAGCTCGCCGATCAATTTGTGCTGACACGTGGCATGGATGGCTGCCTATTTGGCTACCCTGCATCAGAATGGCAACAGCTTGAAGAAAAATTACAGCAACTTCCACTAACTAAGCGTGATGCTAGAGCTTTTGTCCGCTTCTTTTATTCAGCAGCTACTGAATGTGAATTTGATCACCAAGGTCGAATTGTAATTCCAAAATCTTTGCGGCAACATGCAGAATTGACCAAAAAGTGTGTAGTAGTCGGTGTTTCCAATCGATTTGAGATTTGGTCTGAAGAACGTTGGAATAAATTTAGTGAGCAAGCTGAAGAAAATTTTGATGATATTGCTGAAAATATGATTGATTTTGGTTTGTAAATGATTATGGAGGAATAATTGTGGCAGAAAACTTTGTTCACAAGACAGTTTTACTGCAAGAAGCAGTTTCCGGTCTTCAGGTGAAACCTGATGGCAAATATGTTGACTGTACTTTAGGCGGTGGAGGGCATAGTACTTTAATTGCCCAAAAATTGACATCAGCAGGGCACTTATATGCTTTTGATCAAGACGAAACAGCGATTCAATTTAATCTACCATGGTTTAAAAATTTGCCAGTAACTTTGATTGCAGCTAATTTTCGTGAGATCAAGCGAAAATTGACAGATTTAAACGTGAATAAGGTTGATGGTATTCTTTATGACTTAGGTGTTTCTTCGCCACAATTCGATGATGCCAAACGTGGCTTTAGTTACCGGTTTGATGCTCCTTTAGATATGCGAATGGATCGATCACAAAAACTGAATGCTGAAATAGTTGTTAATGATTGGCCTTATGGGAAGTTAGTTAAAATATTTTGGCGCTATGGAGAAGAAAAATATGCGAAATCAATTGCTCGCCATATTGAGAAGGCTCGAATAATAGCACCGATTAAGACGACTGGAGAATTAGTTGAATTGATTAAGGCAGCTATTCCTGCAAGAGCAAGAAGAACAGGCGGGCATCCAGCTAAACGTGTTTTTCAAGCGATTAGAATAGCTGTTAATGATGAATTGGGTGCATTGGAAGATTCGCTGAGTCAAGCACTTGATTTACTTTCACCTGGTGGACGAATTTGTGTAATTACTTTCCAATCATTAGAAGATCGTTTGGTAAAAACAATGTTTAAAGAAAAAACATCCTTACCAGATCTTCCGGCTGGTTTACCCGTGGTTCCAATTGAAATGGAGCCAAATTATCGTTTAGTTACACGTAAACCAATTTTACCAACCGAAGTTGAGTTGGAGCACAATCACCGGGCCCACTCAGCTCGATTACGGATTATTGAAAGAAAATAGAAGGATTAATTATTTAGAGGATGTGATTTGAATGTCAGAAAACACTGCTACTCAGTGGCAAGAAGTTGTTCCGCAAAAAGATCCAA harbors:
- the rplS gene encoding 50S ribosomal protein L19, which translates into the protein MNPLIQKITESQLRKDIPDFRPGDTVRVYARIVEGTRERIQLFEGVVIKRRGQGISETYTVRKISSGVGVERTFPVHSPRVDKIEVVRQGRVRRAKLYYLRALHGKAARIPEKLRK
- a CDS encoding ImmA/IrrE family metallo-endopeptidase, whose protein sequence is MEQILSQLTAIAHQKKITIFWTKSLSATAPSIACAKQKIIIMNQNWTRPHELIFQLAHELAHLLLNDPTDQILYHTSASQLISIEYRTNQLAIRLLIPFYLNETAKSVINSQFFIQSFGLPQHCSKLVEQEIAHYLAECH
- a CDS encoding helix-turn-helix domain-containing protein encodes the protein MIVERIKELAKENHITVYQLESELSLGHNTIYQWNKRQPSITRVEKIADYFNVSIDYLLGRESQKNPQIELKQDKDVIFTYEGKKISPADFAIIESILRNNKVDK
- a CDS encoding DUF4044 domain-containing protein — translated: MAKKKRSRFQKITMVVVWLMILVTVGTVFLTAIFSVMGY
- the dapG gene encoding aspartate kinase; this translates as MEIMVQKFGGTSVQDDQSREKAIGHVQYAVDQGYKVVVVVSAIGRKGAPYATDSLLNLVDGDHSLLSNRELDMLVSVGEIISTAVFTEMLKKQKFAAIALTGPDAGVRTNNEYQNAKVLDVKTDAILKEFKTHDVVVVAGFQGLSREGHMTTLGRGGSDTSAALLGAALSAKRVDIFTDVSGMMTADPRLVKKAKFLKNVSYEEVANMAHEGAKVIHPRAVEVAQQAHLPLRIRSTWDSVEELGTLVSDKDLSIRHYRAVTGIAHQVGLTQFIVATAKWSAEDIFKLLADNHLSVDFINILPEKVVFNLNQQQSQIAKQLLTAKNIKSEIIENCAKVSIVGAGIMGTPGITAQIVSALSTHKIKILQTTDSYTTIWVLVNQTDLIAAVNALHDAFLNEQQDASDEI
- a CDS encoding DUF3397 family protein, encoding MKFEWLIQLVIIILIWVILHFWKKKFPHFFFKRIYPIDVVIIYLIYCIHWLSTAILATSLLPEVFFAAALLGIGLTIFLAITKGEIIYPLFWLRFWRLFGILVTISYVILFGEYLLKFVF
- the mraZ gene encoding division/cell wall cluster transcriptional repressor MraZ — encoded protein: MLMGEFHHAIDSKGRLIIPAKFREQLADQFVLTRGMDGCLFGYPASEWQQLEEKLQQLPLTKRDARAFVRFFYSAATECEFDHQGRIVIPKSLRQHAELTKKCVVVGVSNRFEIWSEERWNKFSEQAEENFDDIAENMIDFGL
- the rsmH gene encoding 16S rRNA (cytosine(1402)-N(4))-methyltransferase RsmH, coding for MAENFVHKTVLLQEAVSGLQVKPDGKYVDCTLGGGGHSTLIAQKLTSAGHLYAFDQDETAIQFNLPWFKNLPVTLIAANFREIKRKLTDLNVNKVDGILYDLGVSSPQFDDAKRGFSYRFDAPLDMRMDRSQKLNAEIVVNDWPYGKLVKIFWRYGEEKYAKSIARHIEKARIIAPIKTTGELVELIKAAIPARARRTGGHPAKRVFQAIRIAVNDELGALEDSLSQALDLLSPGGRICVITFQSLEDRLVKTMFKEKTSLPDLPAGLPVVPIEMEPNYRLVTRKPILPTEVELEHNHRAHSARLRIIERK